From a single Mesorhizobium shangrilense genomic region:
- a CDS encoding response regulator encodes MPPNPATVLVVEDEAFLLFAIADELREVGFTVFEASNADQAIMLLETHQDISILFTDIDMPGSMDGLRLSAAVRDRWPPVKIIVTSGKRRPDSGALPDGGVFLPKPYAPEKVAATIRQLIS; translated from the coding sequence ATGCCCCCTAATCCCGCAACCGTTCTTGTCGTCGAGGATGAAGCGTTCCTGCTGTTTGCCATAGCCGATGAACTGCGCGAGGTGGGATTCACCGTGTTTGAAGCCAGCAACGCCGATCAGGCAATCATGCTTCTGGAGACGCATCAGGACATCAGCATTCTGTTCACCGACATCGACATGCCTGGTTCGATGGATGGCCTGCGCCTTTCGGCTGCCGTCCGGGATCGCTGGCCGCCGGTCAAGATCATCGTCACTTCCGGCAAGCGCAGGCCCGACAGCGGCGCCCTGCCCGATGGTGGCGTCTTCCTGCCGAAGCCCTACGCGCCCGAGAAGGTGGCGGCCACTATCCGCCAGCTGATTTCATAG
- a CDS encoding PAS domain-containing sensor histidine kinase, whose amino-acid sequence MLAEQPIQTDDLAFLAGGGDLGCLVATFDWAQTSIGPISTWPQSLKTSVSLILRSQVPIVMLWGEDGVMIYNDAYSVFAGGRHPQLLGSKVREGWPEVADFNDNVMKVVLAGGTLAYRDQELTLNRSGKPEQVWMNLDYSPILDERGRPAGVIAIVVETTEKVAAERWQKSERERQRQMFEQAPGFMAMMSGPDHVFELTNAAYMQLVGHRDVIGMPVREALPEVAGQGFFELLDQVFTSGEAFVGYALKAELQRTPGAPKEERFIDLVYQPVRNPGGDIIGIFVQGVDVTDRLIAESALRRSEAQFRTFAEAMPNHVWTASPRGMLDWFNPRVYEYSGAAPGELDGQAWAVIVHPDDIGSAAEKWADALSSGLSYETEFRLRRHDGAYRWHIARAVPIHDAGGKILQWIGTNTDIDDQKQVAQALHESERRLQLSQNAAGIAALELDIATGTVVGSEGFWDLWGLSPRDSVHISVLENIVLPEDKDVRSTAETRKQGSAVPNVEYRIRRPDNGELRWLSRHIDFVHDETGKPIKMFGVMQDITDRREAQARQELLTHELEHRIKNILAMVAAIASQTLRNTDIATASATFNERLRALANAHDILNKTRWTSASMRQVIDNTIAAFPVAQISVSGPALPINPKMALTLALAVNELGTNALKYGALSTPDGTVTIEWALVPSAEGAATLVWRWREAGGPPVTSPTRKGFGRFLIERVFGTDFGGSVRIDYHPDGVECVLTAPQPQLPTSVY is encoded by the coding sequence ATGCTAGCAGAACAGCCGATCCAAACCGACGACCTTGCTTTCCTGGCTGGCGGTGGCGATCTGGGGTGTCTTGTCGCGACCTTCGATTGGGCGCAGACATCGATCGGACCGATCTCGACCTGGCCGCAAAGCCTCAAGACCTCCGTATCCCTGATCCTGCGCTCGCAGGTGCCGATCGTCATGTTGTGGGGCGAGGACGGCGTCATGATCTACAATGACGCCTATTCCGTATTCGCCGGCGGCCGCCACCCGCAACTGCTCGGTTCGAAAGTCCGCGAAGGCTGGCCCGAGGTTGCCGACTTCAACGACAATGTAATGAAGGTCGTTCTGGCCGGTGGCACGCTGGCCTATCGCGATCAGGAACTGACACTGAACCGGTCGGGAAAGCCGGAACAGGTCTGGATGAATCTCGACTATTCTCCCATCCTCGACGAGCGCGGCCGGCCTGCCGGTGTCATCGCGATCGTAGTCGAGACGACGGAGAAGGTCGCCGCCGAACGCTGGCAGAAGAGTGAGCGCGAGCGGCAGCGCCAGATGTTCGAACAGGCTCCGGGCTTCATGGCCATGATGTCCGGCCCTGACCACGTCTTCGAACTCACCAATGCCGCCTACATGCAATTGGTCGGCCACCGCGACGTCATCGGCATGCCGGTTCGCGAAGCCCTGCCGGAAGTGGCGGGCCAAGGCTTCTTCGAACTGCTCGACCAGGTCTTCACCAGCGGCGAGGCCTTTGTCGGATATGCCCTGAAAGCGGAACTGCAGCGCACGCCCGGCGCGCCGAAGGAAGAGCGTTTCATCGACCTCGTCTACCAGCCCGTTCGCAATCCCGGCGGCGACATCATCGGCATTTTCGTCCAGGGCGTCGACGTCACGGATCGCCTGATTGCCGAAAGCGCGTTGCGCCGGAGCGAGGCCCAGTTCCGTACATTCGCCGAGGCGATGCCGAACCATGTCTGGACCGCATCGCCGCGGGGCATGCTGGATTGGTTCAATCCGCGCGTCTATGAATACTCAGGCGCAGCGCCCGGCGAACTCGATGGCCAGGCATGGGCCGTCATCGTGCACCCCGACGACATCGGTTCGGCCGCCGAGAAATGGGCTGACGCCCTGTCTTCCGGCCTATCCTACGAGACCGAGTTCCGGCTGCGACGGCATGACGGCGCCTATCGCTGGCACATTGCCCGCGCTGTCCCGATCCACGATGCCGGCGGCAAGATCCTGCAATGGATCGGCACCAACACCGATATCGACGACCAGAAGCAAGTGGCGCAAGCACTGCACGAAAGCGAGCGCCGGTTGCAACTGTCGCAGAACGCGGCCGGCATCGCCGCGCTCGAACTCGATATCGCCACCGGAACCGTGGTGGGCTCCGAGGGGTTCTGGGACCTCTGGGGACTGTCGCCGCGCGACAGCGTCCACATCAGCGTGCTGGAAAACATCGTGCTGCCCGAGGACAAGGATGTCCGCTCCACCGCCGAGACCCGCAAACAGGGTTCGGCGGTGCCGAATGTCGAATACCGCATCCGGCGGCCCGACAATGGCGAACTGCGCTGGCTCTCCCGCCACATCGACTTCGTCCACGACGAAACCGGCAAGCCCATCAAGATGTTCGGCGTCATGCAGGATATCACCGACCGGCGCGAGGCACAGGCAAGGCAGGAACTGCTCACGCATGAACTCGAGCACCGGATCAAGAACATCCTGGCCATGGTCGCGGCCATCGCCTCGCAAACCCTGCGCAACACCGACATCGCGACGGCAAGCGCCACCTTCAACGAACGTCTGCGCGCGCTCGCCAATGCGCACGACATCCTGAACAAGACCCGCTGGACCAGCGCCTCGATGCGCCAGGTCATCGACAACACCATCGCCGCCTTCCCCGTCGCGCAGATCTCGGTTTCCGGGCCGGCGCTGCCGATCAATCCAAAGATGGCGCTGACGCTGGCGCTGGCCGTCAACGAGCTGGGCACCAACGCGCTGAAATACGGCGCACTGTCGACACCGGATGGAACGGTGACAATCGAATGGGCGCTCGTGCCGTCAGCCGAAGGCGCCGCGACGCTGGTCTGGCGTTGGCGCGAGGCCGGCGGCCCGCCTGTCACCTCGCCAACCCGCAAGGGGTTCGGCCGCTTCCTGATCGAACGCGTCTTCGGCACGGATTTCGGCGGATCGGTTCGGATCGACTACCACCCGGATGGAGTCGAGTGTGTGTTGACCGCTCCACAACCACAGTTGCCAACATCGGTTTACTGA
- a CDS encoding ATP-dependent helicase, with product MILAAHDSTLQPAYLAKLNDQQRLAVEHGDGRIAGPLLVIAGAGSGKTNTLAHRVAHLIVRGADPRRILLMTFSRRAASEMAKRVERIAGEVLGRDAAVITDALTWAGTFHGIGARLLRDYALEIGLDPAFTIHDREDSADLMNLARHDLGLSKTEARFPTKGTCLAIYSRAVNAQAPLNEVLGSVFPWCSGWAEELKQLFAAYVEAKQAQNVLDYDDLLLYWAQMAAEPEIAGHLGERFDHVLVDEYQDTNRLQASILLALKPDGAGLTVVGDDAQSIYSFRAAEVRNILDFPRQFARPAEIVLLERNYRSTETILAAANAVIDGASERFTKNLWSDRKSLRKPELVTVRDEADQANYVCQAILAEREAGTALKSQAVLFRASHHSGPLEIELTRRNIPFVKFGGLKFLDAAHVKDVLAVLRFAENPRDRVAGFRVLQLLPGIGPSAATAIVESMASALDETMGLARYRPPQRAADDWPGFVDMFSQLRAGSGKWPADLEQVRLWYEPHLERMHEDATTRRADLLQLEQIASGYASRERFLTELTLDRPDATSDQAGPPHLDEDYLILSTIHSAKGQEWKNVFVLNTVDGCIPIDLGVGSKDEIDEERRLLYVAMTRAKDGLQMVMPQRFFVHGQAARGDRHVYASRTRFIPASILGAFEQTTWPIAQLAEGRSPRPEIRVDIGARMRGMWK from the coding sequence ATGATCCTCGCCGCGCATGATTCGACCTTGCAGCCAGCCTATCTTGCCAAGCTGAACGATCAGCAGCGCCTGGCCGTGGAGCATGGCGACGGACGCATCGCCGGACCGTTGCTGGTGATCGCCGGCGCCGGTTCCGGCAAGACCAACACGCTGGCGCACCGCGTCGCCCACCTCATCGTCAGGGGCGCCGACCCACGGCGCATCCTGTTGATGACATTTTCGCGCCGCGCCGCGTCCGAGATGGCCAAGCGTGTCGAGCGCATCGCCGGTGAAGTGCTTGGCCGCGATGCCGCTGTTATCACCGATGCGCTGACGTGGGCCGGCACCTTCCACGGCATCGGCGCCAGGCTGCTGCGCGACTATGCGCTGGAGATCGGGCTCGACCCTGCCTTCACCATCCACGACCGCGAGGATTCCGCCGACCTGATGAATCTGGCGCGCCATGACCTTGGCCTGTCGAAGACCGAGGCGCGCTTTCCGACCAAGGGCACTTGCCTGGCCATCTATTCGCGCGCCGTCAACGCGCAGGCGCCGCTGAATGAAGTCCTGGGATCGGTGTTTCCCTGGTGCTCCGGCTGGGCCGAGGAGTTGAAACAGCTCTTCGCGGCCTATGTCGAAGCCAAGCAGGCGCAGAACGTGCTCGATTACGACGACCTCCTGCTCTACTGGGCGCAGATGGCTGCCGAGCCTGAAATCGCCGGTCATCTGGGCGAGCGGTTCGACCACGTGCTGGTCGATGAGTACCAGGACACCAACCGTCTGCAGGCGTCGATCCTGCTGGCGCTGAAGCCTGACGGCGCCGGCCTGACGGTGGTCGGCGACGACGCGCAGTCGATCTATTCGTTTCGCGCCGCCGAAGTCCGCAACATCCTCGATTTCCCCCGACAGTTCGCCAGGCCTGCCGAAATCGTCCTGCTGGAGCGCAACTACCGTTCCACCGAGACCATCCTCGCCGCCGCCAATGCGGTGATCGACGGGGCTTCCGAGCGTTTCACCAAGAACCTGTGGTCCGACCGCAAATCGCTGCGCAAGCCGGAACTGGTCACCGTCCGCGACGAGGCGGACCAGGCGAACTATGTCTGCCAGGCGATCCTGGCCGAGCGCGAGGCAGGTACGGCATTGAAGTCGCAGGCCGTGCTGTTTCGCGCCTCCCACCATAGCGGGCCGCTGGAGATCGAGTTGACCCGCCGCAACATTCCCTTCGTCAAGTTTGGCGGCCTCAAATTCCTCGATGCCGCCCACGTCAAGGATGTGCTGGCGGTGCTGCGCTTCGCCGAAAACCCGCGCGACCGTGTCGCCGGCTTTCGTGTGCTGCAGCTTCTGCCGGGTATCGGTCCATCAGCGGCAACCGCGATCGTGGAGAGCATGGCCTCGGCGCTCGACGAGACCATGGGTCTGGCACGCTACCGGCCGCCGCAACGCGCCGCCGATGACTGGCCGGGCTTCGTCGACATGTTCTCGCAGCTCCGGGCCGGATCCGGAAAATGGCCGGCCGACCTCGAACAGGTGCGGCTGTGGTATGAGCCACATCTGGAACGCATGCATGAGGACGCGACGACACGCCGTGCGGACCTGCTGCAGCTCGAACAGATCGCCTCCGGCTATGCCTCGCGCGAGCGCTTCCTCACCGAGCTGACGCTCGATCGTCCGGACGCCACCAGCGACCAGGCCGGTCCGCCACATCTCGACGAGGACTATCTGATCCTGTCGACCATTCATTCGGCCAAGGGCCAGGAGTGGAAGAACGTCTTTGTGCTCAACACCGTCGACGGCTGCATCCCGATCGACCTCGGCGTCGGCAGCAAGGACGAGATCGACGAGGAGCGCCGACTTCTCTACGTGGCGATGACGCGCGCCAAGGACGGTCTGCAGATGGTCATGCCGCAGCGCTTCTTTGTCCACGGCCAGGCGGCGCGTGGCGACCGTCACGTCTACGCCTCACGCACCCGCTTCATCCCGGCCTCGATCCTCGGCGCCTTCGAACAGACGACATGGCCGATCGCTCAACTTGCTGAAGGCAGGTCGCCACGGCCCGAGATTCGTGTTGATATTGGCGCGCGCATGCGTGGCATGTGGAAATAG
- a CDS encoding DUF982 domain-containing protein, whose translation MQDQRFDEPVKVALGRSGNTIFNVERVAQAADILINRWPVVTGQRHMVARKACLAVLEGTREAWVARAAFINAAIEADILVEPGKIPNR comes from the coding sequence GTGCAAGATCAGCGTTTCGATGAGCCGGTCAAGGTGGCGCTTGGCCGATCCGGAAACACGATTTTCAATGTGGAGCGGGTGGCTCAGGCCGCCGATATCCTGATCAACCGCTGGCCCGTGGTGACCGGACAGCGGCACATGGTGGCCCGCAAGGCATGCCTGGCCGTGCTGGAAGGCACGCGGGAAGCCTGGGTGGCGCGGGCGGCCTTCATCAACGCGGCCATCGAGGCGGATATATTGGTCGAGCCGGGCAAGATTCCGAACCGGTAA
- a CDS encoding ADP-ribosylglycohydrolase family protein — protein MSNKATDTLDRAMGALIGGALGDALGMPTQLLSPARIAAVYGHVEDFVAPFADHPVSKGLVAGTITDDTEQALLLGRILIESGERFDHTRWVNALLDWEREVKARGSYDLLGPSTKRAIDAINNGTPAEEAGRSGDTNGAAMRIAPVGIMMPLAPLDALVAKVAETCRATHNTSIAIASASAVAAAISSGVAGSDWRAACQQAIAAAELGTALGNWVTGGDIAARIGWAQALVRGKGMKEAIRLITDLVGTGVASQESVPAAFAVLEVAEGDPWQAAVISANLGGDTDTIGAIAAGMAGACTGFSKLPQQHIARLVGIDIAEVRALAGDLVAARLAKAGSGKDAAA, from the coding sequence ATGTCGAACAAAGCCACGGATACGCTCGACCGCGCCATGGGCGCATTGATCGGCGGGGCGCTCGGCGATGCGCTGGGCATGCCGACGCAGCTTCTGTCGCCGGCCCGTATCGCGGCTGTTTACGGCCATGTCGAGGATTTCGTCGCGCCCTTCGCCGACCATCCGGTGTCGAAGGGGCTGGTGGCCGGCACCATCACCGACGATACGGAGCAGGCCTTGCTGCTTGGCCGCATCCTGATTGAATCCGGCGAGCGCTTCGACCACACGCGCTGGGTCAACGCACTGCTCGACTGGGAGCGCGAGGTCAAGGCGCGCGGCAGCTACGATCTTCTGGGTCCGTCGACCAAGCGCGCCATCGACGCCATCAACAACGGCACGCCGGCCGAGGAAGCCGGGCGCAGTGGCGACACCAACGGCGCGGCCATGCGCATCGCGCCGGTCGGCATCATGATGCCGCTGGCGCCGCTCGACGCTCTGGTCGCCAAGGTGGCGGAAACCTGCCGCGCCACGCACAACACCTCGATCGCGATTGCCTCCGCAAGTGCCGTTGCCGCCGCCATAAGCAGCGGCGTCGCCGGTTCGGACTGGCGGGCTGCTTGCCAGCAGGCGATCGCGGCGGCCGAACTCGGGACAGCGCTTGGCAACTGGGTCACCGGCGGTGATATCGCCGCGCGCATCGGCTGGGCGCAGGCGCTAGTGCGCGGCAAGGGCATGAAAGAGGCGATCCGCCTGATCACCGATCTGGTCGGCACCGGCGTCGCGAGCCAGGAATCGGTGCCCGCGGCCTTCGCCGTGCTGGAGGTCGCCGAGGGCGATCCCTGGCAAGCCGCCGTCATCAGCGCCAATCTCGGCGGCGATACCGACACGATCGGCGCCATCGCCGCCGGCATGGCCGGCGCCTGCACCGGCTTTTCGAAACTGCCGCAGCAGCACATTGCCAGGCTTGTCGGCATCGACATTGCCGAAGTCCGCGCGCTTGCCGGCGACCTCGTGGCCGCGCGGCTGGCGAAAGCCGGTTCCGGCAAGGACGCGGCGGCATGA
- a CDS encoding GntR family transcriptional regulator, translating to MKRGAVQLSPGTGKPEQIATVLEHEIRSGVLGFGDRLQSENELVQRFSVSRNTVRKGLEELSSRGLITTKVGIGSFVTFDGKPVDDSIGWSRALANAGANAETRTLRLEVIEDADLAALLGIESPFFIAVDRVRTNASDGHAISIERSRLPLSPELEDVPLRGLREGSLHQTLRAAGLVPDHGEEWIEIEMLNADDAAILGCPQGTPFLRGRRLTRAADDRPIEYVTSLLNPAHFALHMRF from the coding sequence ATGAAGCGCGGCGCGGTTCAATTGTCTCCCGGCACGGGCAAGCCCGAGCAGATCGCCACCGTTCTGGAGCATGAGATACGCTCCGGCGTCCTGGGCTTCGGTGACCGCCTGCAGAGCGAGAACGAGCTCGTCCAGCGCTTTTCCGTCAGCCGCAACACCGTCCGCAAAGGCCTGGAAGAGCTGTCCAGCCGCGGACTGATCACCACCAAGGTCGGCATCGGTTCCTTCGTCACCTTTGACGGCAAGCCGGTCGACGACTCGATCGGCTGGTCGCGAGCTCTGGCCAATGCCGGCGCCAATGCCGAGACCCGCACGCTGCGGCTGGAGGTGATCGAGGACGCCGATCTTGCCGCGCTGCTTGGCATAGAAAGCCCGTTCTTCATCGCCGTCGACCGGGTGCGTACCAATGCCAGCGATGGCCACGCGATCTCCATCGAGCGCAGCCGCCTGCCGCTGTCGCCGGAACTCGAAGACGTGCCGCTGCGCGGCCTGCGCGAGGGATCGCTGCACCAGACGCTGCGCGCCGCCGGGCTGGTGCCCGATCACGGCGAGGAATGGATCGAGATCGAGATGCTGAATGCCGACGACGCCGCCATCCTCGGTTGCCCGCAGGGCACGCCGTTCCTGCGTGGACGCCGGTTGACCCGCGCCGCCGACGACCGGCCGATCGAATATGTCACCAGCTTGCTCAACCCCGCGCATTTCGCGCTGCATATGAGGTTCTGA
- a CDS encoding DUF2934 domain-containing protein, translating into MTTDRQERIRNRAHQIWIEEGKPFHQHERHWEQATADINKEDAEGSGAHSDPATAGSAERVAGAGPALAEHFKDAAKPAGRKPKRADK; encoded by the coding sequence GTGACAACGGACCGGCAGGAACGCATTCGCAATCGCGCGCATCAGATCTGGATCGAGGAAGGAAAGCCGTTTCACCAGCACGAGCGCCACTGGGAACAGGCGACAGCTGATATCAACAAGGAAGACGCCGAAGGTTCCGGCGCGCATTCCGACCCGGCGACGGCGGGCTCCGCCGAACGGGTGGCCGGAGCTGGCCCAGCCCTTGCCGAGCACTTCAAGGATGCTGCCAAGCCGGCTGGCCGAAAGCCGAAACGCGCCGACAAGTAA
- a CDS encoding DUF982 domain-containing protein has protein sequence MHEKLFHSPVAITVGLGFKREIASLTEMHDFLTEWSTSRRGPLYQNAVKACGLAIPGYLTIEQARRALVAFAEAAGILWPDVEPALPTHAVARGYGGFAA, from the coding sequence ATGCACGAGAAACTGTTTCATTCGCCCGTCGCGATAACCGTTGGTCTCGGCTTCAAACGCGAGATCGCCTCGCTGACCGAGATGCATGATTTCCTGACCGAATGGTCGACGTCCCGGCGGGGGCCGCTCTACCAGAATGCGGTCAAGGCCTGCGGTCTCGCGATCCCCGGCTACCTCACCATCGAACAGGCGCGCCGCGCCCTGGTTGCCTTTGCCGAAGCCGCCGGCATTCTCTGGCCGGACGTCGAACCGGCGCTTCCCACGCACGCCGTAGCGCGCGGCTATGGCGGCTTCGCCGCCTGA
- a CDS encoding DUF6894 family protein: protein MPRYYLDLYHGDGLTVDEEGQVFETRARLRREAMRILPDVLRDEMFDGDRARIMVKVRDESGRAVFEASLTLDSAWND from the coding sequence ATGCCTCGATATTACCTCGACCTCTATCACGGCGATGGCCTGACTGTTGATGAAGAGGGACAGGTTTTCGAGACGCGCGCGCGCCTGCGCCGCGAGGCAATGCGCATTCTTCCCGATGTCTTACGCGACGAAATGTTCGACGGCGATCGGGCGCGAATAATGGTCAAGGTCAGGGACGAAAGCGGACGTGCGGTCTTCGAGGCGTCGCTGACGCTGGATTCGGCTTGGAACGATTGA
- a CDS encoding ABC transporter substrate-binding protein, with amino-acid sequence MRMPNLTALLTATAVFTSALAFAAQADEVHVLNWKGYGADEPWAIAAFEKATGNKVVNDFFNSEQEMLTKLRTNPGLYDVVMINAAFNDQAMSEKLIQPIDTSKLPNYADISKDKAGSPMLDHDGKVYGVPWVWGLTALAINEKSFDKPPTSIAEMWDPAHKGRVVIRDDAVEAVQFGAIATGQNINDIKDMGAVKAKLTSLMPQIKTFWSSENDWNQMVASNQIDIGTYWSGSADRAKTHFKLPVSLVIPQEGAVAWLDAFSIPVGSKNVAGAQAFINYMIDPKFYVEWVTKVGAPVSANTKAVEALPEDSFNRKVMGDPAVAKRIQFQAPITDAQREAYLALWQQLKVDVK; translated from the coding sequence ATGCGCATGCCCAATCTGACTGCCCTGTTGACGGCAACCGCCGTCTTCACCTCCGCACTGGCCTTTGCCGCCCAGGCCGATGAAGTGCATGTGCTCAACTGGAAGGGTTATGGCGCCGACGAACCCTGGGCCATCGCCGCCTTCGAAAAGGCCACCGGCAACAAGGTGGTCAACGACTTCTTCAATTCCGAACAGGAAATGCTGACCAAGCTCCGGACCAATCCCGGCCTCTACGACGTCGTCATGATCAACGCAGCCTTCAACGACCAGGCGATGTCGGAAAAGCTGATCCAGCCGATCGATACCTCCAAGCTGCCGAACTACGCCGATATCAGCAAGGACAAGGCGGGCTCGCCGATGCTCGACCATGACGGCAAGGTCTATGGCGTGCCGTGGGTCTGGGGCCTGACCGCGCTGGCCATCAACGAGAAGTCCTTCGACAAGCCGCCGACGAGCATTGCCGAAATGTGGGATCCCGCGCACAAGGGCCGCGTGGTCATTCGCGACGACGCTGTCGAGGCGGTGCAGTTCGGCGCCATCGCCACCGGCCAGAACATCAACGACATCAAGGACATGGGTGCCGTCAAGGCGAAGCTGACGTCACTGATGCCGCAGATCAAGACCTTCTGGAGCTCGGAGAACGACTGGAACCAGATGGTCGCCTCCAACCAGATCGACATCGGCACCTACTGGAGCGGCTCGGCCGACCGCGCCAAGACGCATTTCAAGCTGCCGGTCTCGCTGGTCATTCCGCAGGAAGGCGCCGTCGCCTGGCTCGATGCCTTCTCCATTCCGGTCGGTTCCAAGAACGTCGCAGGCGCACAAGCCTTCATCAACTACATGATCGACCCGAAGTTCTATGTCGAATGGGTCACCAAGGTCGGTGCTCCGGTTTCGGCCAACACCAAGGCGGTGGAAGCGCTGCCCGAGGACTCCTTCAACCGCAAGGTGATGGGTGATCCGGCGGTGGCCAAGCGCATCCAGTTCCAGGCGCCGATCACCGACGCCCAGCGCGAAGCCTATCTGGCGCTCTGGCAGCAGCTGAAGGTCGACGTGAAGTAA
- a CDS encoding PfkB family carbohydrate kinase, whose translation MSGRLVHIGSAVVDYVYRIDALPAPGMEKTASSYAQVAGGGFNMMVAATRTGMKVVFGGQLGSGPNGDFLRAAFAAEGIETLTPPSPVMDSGNCVAMISGDAERTFVSWPGAESVLSLEMMAPVSVTQGDWVFASGYTLSYPGSRDALTDWIEALPEQTPFVFDPTPVISDIPRPVLSRVLARTTWLSCNTTEAADIAGPGDVEVLAARLLAEHCPKADGVVIRAGAKGCHVRLADGSARTIPGFKVAAVDTNGAGDTHIGAFVSALSRGVRPFEAARHANAAAALSVTRHGGSSAPTDAEIQTFLSHAAASGGRNQEAHLTA comes from the coding sequence ATGAGCGGGCGTCTCGTCCACATCGGCAGCGCGGTGGTCGACTATGTCTACCGCATCGACGCCTTGCCGGCGCCTGGCATGGAGAAGACGGCGTCGAGCTATGCCCAGGTTGCCGGCGGCGGCTTCAACATGATGGTCGCGGCCACCCGCACTGGCATGAAAGTGGTGTTCGGCGGCCAGCTCGGCAGCGGCCCGAATGGCGACTTCCTGCGCGCGGCCTTCGCCGCCGAAGGCATCGAGACGCTGACGCCGCCATCGCCTGTGATGGACAGCGGCAATTGTGTCGCCATGATTTCCGGTGACGCGGAACGCACCTTCGTGTCGTGGCCCGGTGCCGAGAGCGTACTGAGCCTGGAGATGATGGCGCCTGTATCGGTAACGCAGGGGGACTGGGTGTTCGCCTCCGGCTATACGCTGAGCTATCCGGGCAGCCGTGACGCGCTCACCGACTGGATCGAGGCACTGCCGGAGCAAACACCTTTCGTCTTCGATCCGACGCCGGTCATTTCAGACATTCCGCGTCCCGTCCTGTCGCGGGTGCTTGCCCGCACCACCTGGCTGAGTTGCAACACGACGGAAGCCGCCGACATTGCCGGTCCGGGCGATGTCGAGGTGCTCGCGGCACGGCTTCTGGCTGAACATTGCCCGAAGGCCGATGGCGTCGTCATCCGCGCTGGCGCCAAGGGTTGCCATGTGCGGCTGGCCGATGGCAGCGCCCGGACCATTCCGGGCTTCAAGGTCGCGGCCGTCGATACCAACGGCGCCGGCGATACGCATATCGGCGCCTTCGTCAGCGCGCTTTCGCGCGGCGTGCGGCCTTTCGAGGCGGCTCGTCACGCCAATGCCGCGGCGGCGCTTTCGGTCACCCGCCATGGTGGCTCATCCGCGCCGACCGACGCCGAAATCCAGACATTCCTGAGCCATGCCGCAGCCAGCGGAGGCCGGAACCAAGAGGCCCATCTTACAGCCTGA
- a CDS encoding YihY/virulence factor BrkB family protein, whose protein sequence is MLLVAAGATFYLLLALFPALAAFVSLYGFVADPRTVADHVAYLGSLLPSAGLDLIRQQLQALAKQNTGALGIGFFVGLGIALWSANSGMKALFDAMNIAYEEREKRSFLRLNLMSIIFTMGTLTAGILLFLMVGVVPALLAYLYLDAWKETLITAARWPILLVAIVTGISLLYRFGPSREKAKWRWLSWGALIATVVWIAASWMFSFYLQHFANYNVTYGSLGAVVGLMMWTWISVIILISGAAINAEMEHQTALDSTTGPPLPMGERGAVVADTLGKASD, encoded by the coding sequence GTGCTGCTCGTCGCGGCCGGCGCGACCTTCTATCTGCTGCTCGCGTTGTTTCCGGCGCTGGCCGCCTTTGTCTCGCTTTACGGATTTGTCGCCGACCCGAGGACCGTCGCCGATCATGTGGCGTATCTGGGAAGCCTGTTGCCGTCCGCCGGGCTCGACCTCATACGCCAGCAATTGCAGGCCCTGGCGAAACAGAACACCGGTGCGCTGGGCATCGGCTTCTTCGTCGGCCTGGGCATCGCGCTGTGGAGCGCCAACAGCGGCATGAAGGCGTTGTTCGACGCGATGAACATCGCCTATGAGGAGAGGGAGAAGCGCAGCTTCCTAAGACTCAATTTGATGTCGATCATCTTCACCATGGGCACCTTGACCGCCGGTATCCTGCTGTTCCTGATGGTGGGTGTGGTTCCGGCGCTGCTCGCTTATCTGTACCTCGATGCCTGGAAGGAGACGCTGATCACGGCTGCTCGCTGGCCCATCCTGTTGGTGGCCATCGTCACGGGCATCTCGTTGCTCTATCGCTTCGGGCCCAGCCGGGAAAAGGCGAAATGGCGCTGGTTGAGCTGGGGCGCGCTGATCGCGACGGTGGTGTGGATCGCCGCCTCCTGGATGTTTTCATTCTATTTGCAGCACTTTGCCAATTACAACGTGACCTACGGCTCGCTTGGCGCTGTCGTCGGCCTGATGATGTGGACATGGATTTCGGTGATCATCCTGATCTCGGGTGCTGCCATCAATGCGGAAATGGAGCATCAGACGGCATTGGACTCCACGACCGGTCCACCGCTGCCGATGGGCGAACGCGGGGCCGTGGTGGCCGACACTTTGGGAAAGGCTTCCGACTGA